The nucleotide sequence AGGCACCACCATGAAAGGCTTGACGGGAGGGGTTATCCTGACGGGCTGGTGGGGGAAGAGATCAATCTCCTGACCCGGATTATCACTGTTGCCGACAGTTACGATGCGATGACCTCCAAACGAAGCTACAAAACCAATATGAATCGGGATGAAGGGATCATGGAGCTGAAAAAATGTTCTGGTACTCAGTTTGATCCTGATATCGTGAAGATTTTCAGCGAAGTTCTACTGAAGGATCTCCCTGTCACTTAATGTTTTTCGCACGTCCTCATTCGGAGCCCGGCAATGACGTTCGGCCCCGTGTCCCCGGCCTTTCTCCAGCCAAAGATTGTTTGACTTGACTAGTTATTTGCGTTAATTGTTCTCGGCATGAAGATAACAGCTGAAGAAGTGGAATATGTTTCAAAACTGGCCCGGCTTGAATTGAGCCCTGAAGAGACCATTGAGATGGCAGGTCAGCTTGATCGCATCCTGGCCTATGTTGACAAGTTGAATGAACTTGACACGGGCAGGGTTGAACCCACAACCCACGCCATATCTATCACCAATGCTTTCCGGGAAGATGTCCTGAAAGATTCGCTGACCCAGGAAAAGGCGTTGGCAAATGGTCCGGCCCGGAACGGCGAGTCTTTTGTTGTGCCGAAGGTGATTTAGATCTTTTTGTAAAAGTACATTTTAATTCAGGAAGCGGATCTCTTTGTAAAGGATCCGTTATTTTTTGTCCGGCAACCAATCCGAGATAATTCACAGAAAAATGAAACTATATTCCCAGACGATTCACGAACTGAAGAAAGGCCTCGCCGCAGGAGAATTTTCTTCCACTGACATCACCTTGTCCGTTCTGAAAAGGATTGACCAGATTGAAGGGAAGGTTGGGTCGTATATAACCCTGGACCGGGAAAATGCGTTGCGAGGGGCTGAAGAGGCAGACCAGGCTATCTCAGCCGGCGAGAACGGAGCGCTTTGCGGTATTCCGCTCGCCTTGAAGGATATTGTGTGTACCGAAGGTCTTCGGACAACCTGTGGTTCGAAAATACTTGATGGTTTCATTCCTCCTTATGATGCGACCGTGGTCACCCGTCTAAAAAATGCAGGCGCGGTTATCCTCGGCAAAGCAAGCATGGATGAGTTTGCGATGGGCTCTTCAAACGAGACCTGCGCCTTCGGGACCCCCCGCAACCCCTGGAGTCTTGAGCATATCTGCGGAGGTTCAAGTGGTGGATCCGCCGCCGCAGTTGCCGCTGATGAATGTATTGCTTCGATTGGTTCGGATACGGGTGGATCGATTCGGCAGCCTGCATCTCATTGCGGGGTTGTCGGCCTGAAACCGACTTACGGCAGGATCTCGCGATATGGCCTGATCGCCTATGCCTCGTCACTTGATCAGCTGGGGCCTTTCGCGAAAGATGTTCGGGACTGCGCTCTCATGCTGCAGGTCATGAGTGGCTACGATGAGCGGGATTCCACTTCGGTGAACACCCCGGTGCCCGATTATGGCAATTCGCTCAACAAAGGTGTTGTCGGGATGAAGGTTGGTGTCCCCAGGGAATATTTTGTCGAGGGGCTTGATCCTGAGGTTGACCGGGCGGTTCGGGAGGGGATCCGGCTTCTTGCCGAAGCCGGGGCGGAGATTGTTGACGTTTCCCTGCCCCATACGGAATATGGGGTTGCCGCCTATTATGTCATTGCCCCTGCCGAGGCAAGCTCGAATCTGGCACGATATGACGGGGTCAGGTTCGGTCATCGGGCAGCCGATTCCGGATCTTTACTGGAGATGTATCGCAGGACCCGGTCCGAGGGGTTCGGCGGTGAGGTGAAGAGGCGGATCATGATCGGCACCTATGCGCTTTCGGCCGGTTACTACGATGCCTATTATCGTAAGGCATTGCAGGTCAGGACCCTGATCGTTGAGGATTTCCGCAGGGCATTCGGCCAGTGCGATATTCTTGTTTCACCGGTGGCACCCACTCCGGCATGGCGGATCGGCGAAAAGATCAATGATCCATTGAGCATGTATCTTTCCGATGTACTGACAATTCCCTCCAATCTGGCAGGGGTTCCCTGCATGTCTCTGCCCTGCGGTTTCAGCAGAGGTGGCTTGCCCATCGGGATCCAGATTCAGGGCCCGCATTTTGCCGAGGAAAAGATTTTGCAGGCTGCCTTCAGGCTTGAACAGGATCTTGGTATCGCAGGCAGGAAAGCGACCGGTATTTAAATCAAGACAACTACTTTTCAGATCAGTGAGCGGAGCCCGATTTTGCCGGGCCGGGTGGCATGATGAAAATTAAAGTTCCTGAGAATATCGAAACCCTTGTCCCGTATCCACCTGGAAAACCCATTGAGGAACTTGAACGGGAATACGGGGTCAGCGGGTCGATAAAGCTGGCATCGAACGAAAACGCACTCGGTCCGTCACCAAAGGCAGTTGCCGCGATTTCTGCAGCACTCGGCAAACTGCATCGCTATCCCGATGGCAGCAATTATTATCTTGCCGCCGGGCTGGCCGAGAAGCTTGGTGTTCTTCCCGAACAGATCGTTTTCGGCAACGGTTCCAATGAAGTGATCGAACTTCTGGTGGCAACCTTCATGGAGCCGGGAAATGAGGTGATCACGAGCCTGCCGACTTTTCTTGTCTATCAGAAAATGGTTCAGGCCCGGGGCGGGGTCAACAGGGTGGTGCCTCTTAAGAGTGTTGGAGAGGTCGAAAAGTCCGCGCCCGGAACAGGCTGGTCCCTTGGAGTGGCACATGACCTGGAGCGAATTGCCGACGAAATCAATGAACGGACCCGGCTCATTTTTCTCGACAACCCGAACAACCCGACCGGAGTCGCCTTTTCCGCGGCAGAGTTCGAGGCATTTCTTTCGCGGGTACCCGAGGGGGTGGTCGTGGCGCTTGACGAGGCGTATGTGGATTTTGTCGACGCAGAAAAAAAAATCGATGTTCGCAAATATCTCAATGGCACGAAAGCGGTAGTCGGGTTGAGGACTTTTTCCAAGGCTTACGGGCTTGCCGGGCTCAGGATAGGTTTCGGTCTGATGAATAGTGAGATAGCCGGGTATCTGCACAGGGTGAGACAGCCATTCAATGTGAACCTTCCGGCCCAGATTGGCGCCCTGGCGGCCCTGGATGATGACGAGCATTACCGCAACACCATGACCATGACCGGGGATGGAATCGCCTGGTTGACCAGGGAGATTTCGGCACTCGGTTGCCGGGTCTTTGAAACCAATACCAATTTCTTTCTGGTGGATGTGGGGTGCGACGGCCGGAAGCTCTATGATGCCATGCTTCGTCGGGGAGTCATCATCCGCCCTATGGCTGCCTACGGCTATCCCGATTTTATCCGGATTACGGTGGGCTTAGCGGCGGAAAACCAGCGTCTGGTTCGTTCTCTTGCTGCAGTTCTGGCTGAACTTAAAGGGGTCTGAGGCTGTGGCTGGAAGCCGGATTGTAACCATCGACGGCCCTTCCGGGGCCGGGAAAAGTACGATCAGCAGTCTGCTTGCCGCAAAACTGGGATTTGCCTATCTTGACACCGGAGCCATGTACCGGGCTGTCGGTTTGAAAGTCCACAACAGTGGGATAGACCCGGAAGATGAGGGAGCGCTCGAGTCACTCCTTGATGAGCTGGATCTGAAACTTCAGGCAGTTGCCGGCGGCACGAGTGTCCTGCTCGATCAAGAGGATGTTTCAGGAATGATCAGGACGCCGGAAATGTCGATGATCGCATCAAGAATTTCAGCACTCCGGCCCGTTCGGGAAAAACTCACCGCCCTGCAGCGCGAGATCGGCGGGAAAGGTGAGGTTGTTACTGAAGGGCGGGACATGGGAACAGTGGTTTTCCCCGATGCGCGCTGGAAATTCTTTCTCGATGCCTCGCCTCAGGAAAGAGCTCGGAGGAGGGTCCTCCAGCTGCAGGAAAAGGGCCAGGTATTTGATGAAGGGCAAATTCTTGAGCAGATTGTGCAGAGGGATGAGGCCGATAGCGCCCGGTCGCTTTCTCCGTTAAAACCTGCCGAAGATGCAGTGATTGTTGATTCTTCCAAAATGACTATTGATGAAGTCATCCATTTCATGGTGAAATGTATACAAGCTGCTGATCGCTGAGCCCGAAAGCTGCCGGGTATGATATGCTGCGAAGAGAGTGAATACATTAACCTGGAATGTGGAGGCAGTTATGGATGATGATACCCGGCGTTTAAAAAGGCGGCACCTGATCTTTTATCTTGATGTCTACGATGAGAGTGGCGAGATCCTTGGCCATCTGGTGGACATTACGACCAAAGGGATCAAGCTGGTAAGCAAGGACCCGATCAAGACCGGCAAGGAGTACAAGTTGAAGATGCAGTTGCCGGAAGAATATTTTACCGACCAAGACCTGCATTTCACCGGGCGGAGCCTATGGGCCGATAAGGACATCAACCCTGATTTTTTCGCTACCGGGTTTGAAATCTCCGGACTCGATAATGCTGCCCGGGTCATCATCAGCAAACTTATTAACGAGCTGGGGTTCAACGACTAACCCCCCCAGTATGGATGTGAAATAAAAGAGGGACCGGTTTTTATGCAAGCGCTTATCTGTGGGTCATTTGCTTTTGACAATATCATGGTTTTCCATGACCGTTTCAAAAACCATATTCTGCCCGACAAGGTACATATTTTAAATGTCAGCTTTCTGGTGCCGGAGATGCGGCGGGAATTCGGCGGATGTGCCGGGAATATTGCCTTCAACCTGAACCTTCTTGGTGGGAACGCCCTGCCCATGGGGACGGTCGGGGAGGATTTCGGGCCTTATGCAGCATGGATGGACAAGTGCGGGGTCAGGCGGGATCATGTCACGCAGATTGCCAACACCTTTACCGCCCAGGCCTTTGTCACTACGGATATGGATGACAACCAGATCACCGCGTTTCATCCCGGTGCGATGAATTTCGCGCATGAGAACAAGGTCTCCCAGGCCCTGGATGTCTCACTCGGGATTGTCTCTCCGGATGGCAAGGATGGCATGATCCGGCACGCCGAAGAGTTTGCTGAAGCAGGGATTCCCTTTATTTTTGATCCCGGTCAGGGGTTGCCGATGTTTGACGGGGATGATCTCCTGCGTTTTATGGATCAGGCAACCTGGCTGACTGTGAACGATTATGAGTGGCAGCTGGTCCAGGATCGTACCGGGCTCAATGAAAGCGGGATTGCCGAGCGGGTGAAGGCTCTCATTATCACCAGGGGCGGAAAAGGGTCAATGATCCGGGTTGGCAGCAAGCAGTTTTCAATTCCGACGGCCAGGGTGTCACAGATGGAAGATCCTACCGGCTGCGGCGATGCTTATCGGGCCGGTCTTCTTTATGGGTTGATGAACGATCTGGACTGGGAAACGACCGGTCGGCTGGCCTCTTTGATGGGCGCCATCAAGATCGAGCAGCATGGGACCCAGAATCATGGTGTCGCCGCCGAGCGCATCTTTGAGCGATTTAAAAACGAGTTTGGATATGCCATCTGAGAGACCCGATCACTAAATATTGAACACCTTTGCCGGAACATATTGTATACATTTATAAACTCCCTCCTGAAGGCTGAGGCCTACCAACACGATACCGGCGATATCAAGCTGGTACAGACCCACATTTCATACGTGCTGCTCGCCGGTGAGTATGTCTACAAGATTAAAAAACCGGTTGATTTTGGATTCCTTGATTTCAGCACTCTTGCCAAACGAAAGCATTACTGTACCGAAGAAGTGGTTTTGAACCGCCGACTGTGCCCGGATATCTATCTCGAAGTGGTGGAGATCAAAGAGCTGGCAGGGTGTTATTTCATGGGCGGCGATAAGGGAGTGCCGGTTGAATATGCCGTAAAAATGGTGCGGATGCCCGATGAGAGGATGATGGAGCGGGTTATTGGTGCCGGTCTTTTTACTGCGGAACTGGTCGATGCCCTTGTTGAGACCCTGATCCCCTTCTATCAACATGCCGCCCGGGGGACTGAGATTGATGGATTTGGCAGTGTCGATGTGGTGCAGGCAAATATTCTGGAAAATTTTACTCAATCTGAGCCCTTTGTCGGCTGTCCTTCCCTCAGCGAGGAGGAGTATGGAAAGATTCGCTTGTATGCCCTTGATTTTCTGACCAGAAAAAATGTTTTTGCCACACGAATCAGGGAGGGATGGATCAGGGATTGCCACGGGGATCTCTACTCTGCCAACATCTGTCTGGCCGATAAAATATATATATTTGACTGTATTGAATTCAGCCGGCGGCTTCGCTGCTGTGATGTGGCAAGTGACATTGCCTTTCTGGCCATGGATCTTGATTACCATGGTCTGGATGAATTATCTGAAAGGTTTGTGATGAAGTTCGCTGAAAAAGCGGCGGATCCGGGGTTGTGGGCAGTGTTGAATTTTTATAAATGTTACCGGGCCTGTGTGCGGGGAAAGATCGGTTTATTGACAGCTCATGATCCGGATGTGAACGAGGAGACAAGGCGCGGTGGACTTGTACAGGCAGCCCGATATTTTGAACTGGCAATGAGCTATGCAGAGACCCCCTGATATATGGGTGTTTTTCGGGATGATTGCGACAGGGAAAAGCACTCTCGCCGAAGCCTGGGCGAAAAGACACCACCTTGCCCATTATAATTCCGACCGGCTCAGAAAAGAGCTGGCCGGACTTCCTCCCACGACGAGAGAAGTGGAGGCACCGGGACAGGGTATTTACTCGCGCGATTTTACCCTGAGGACCTATAACGAATTGCTGGATCGGGCAAGAAATGAGATTGCTGCCGGGAACAGTGTGATTCTTGATGCGTCTTATCAACAGAAAAGTGAGCGTGATCGGGTCAGGATGCTGGCCGCAGATCATGGCACAAGGATATGTTTTGTTTACTGCATTTGTCCGGAAGATGTGGTAAAGGAGCGTCTTGTAAAAAGAAGCAGGGATCAGGAGGCGGTCTCGGATGGAAGATGGGAAATCTATCAGGCCCAGAAAGAACGATTTGCAACACCTGATGAACTCCCTGATGATATTCTGATCAAAATTTATACTGACCAGCCGATAGATGCCCTGCTGGATCATCTTGAAGCAATGTCGGTCGGTCTCGGTAAAGCTCCGGGGCGGATGGACAGTGCCGGTTAATTTCGTGTACTTGATGCCGGTCGGCATAGCTGTTTATGCCTTTTTCCGAGCAGGCAAGGTTGAGGGGAAAGAAGCATGTATAATCGTATGTTTGTTCTCAGGTTTCCAAAAGAAACCATCGATCAGCCTCTGATCTGTAAGCTGGTCAAGCAGTTTGGCGTGGATTTCAATATCCTCAAGGCCGATATCAACCTGCAGCAGGAGGGGGTGATGGTCCTTGAACTGATGGGGCATAAAGCAAAAGTCGATGAAGGGATCGGGTACCTGAAAAACAGTGGCGTTGCAGTTGAACGGGTCGCTGCGGGGATCCGGCGTGATGACGACAAATGCTTCCAGTGCGGAGCATGCACCGGAATATGTCCCACCGGGGCACTGTACATCAGCAGACCGGACATGGGGGTGTTGTTTGATCCCAATAAGTGCAGCGGCTGCGGACTTTGTGTCAATGTCTGCCCGGTTCGGGCAATGTGTGTTTCCCTGGAGCATTCTATTGCCCTGCAGGGATAATCTGTTATGGGTTGGATTTTTTCTCGAGTTTGACTGCCGTTGCCGGGAAAAGTGCCAGGTCGGTATGCGGCATGAAAAGTGAGGCCATGTACTGATTGTGAAAACTGTTTACTTCTGAAAGTTCAAAACTGGTCATTCTGTTGACCACCTCAACCACATCCCGGCGGATATGGTTGCTGAGCTCACTCATTCTCCCCCCCATCAGGGAGCCGTTGCCGACGTACAAGACTTTTCCGGGGTCCACTTCAGGCAGAAGGCCGATGGTCATGGAGGCGTCAAGGTCGATAAAACTGCCGAAGGCTCCGGCCAGGATGATCTGCTCGAGATCAATGATCTGCAACCCCACTTCCTCCACCAGAGTTTTGACCCCGGCGTAGATCGCTGCTTTGGCACGAATGAGGTTTTCGATATCGACCTCATTGATGGTGATATCGTGCCCGCAGGTGTTTTCATCCTGCCATGACAGAACATATTCATATCCGCTCCTTCCCTCTCTGATTCGTGGGGATTGATGCCGACGGGAAAATTTGCCCTGCCGGTCGATCACCCCGGCCAGTAACAGGCTGGCAACGATGATCAAGAGCCCTGAACCGCAGATGCCGATCGGTGGCTTGTTGCCGATGGTGATGTTCATCGGTTCCAGGGTTTCCTGATCAATACTG is from Pseudomonadota bacterium and encodes:
- the gatC gene encoding Asp-tRNA(Asn)/Glu-tRNA(Gln) amidotransferase subunit GatC, with the protein product MKITAEEVEYVSKLARLELSPEETIEMAGQLDRILAYVDKLNELDTGRVEPTTHAISITNAFREDVLKDSLTQEKALANGPARNGESFVVPKVI
- the gatA gene encoding Asp-tRNA(Asn)/Glu-tRNA(Gln) amidotransferase subunit GatA, with the protein product MKLYSQTIHELKKGLAAGEFSSTDITLSVLKRIDQIEGKVGSYITLDRENALRGAEEADQAISAGENGALCGIPLALKDIVCTEGLRTTCGSKILDGFIPPYDATVVTRLKNAGAVILGKASMDEFAMGSSNETCAFGTPRNPWSLEHICGGSSGGSAAAVAADECIASIGSDTGGSIRQPASHCGVVGLKPTYGRISRYGLIAYASSLDQLGPFAKDVRDCALMLQVMSGYDERDSTSVNTPVPDYGNSLNKGVVGMKVGVPREYFVEGLDPEVDRAVREGIRLLAEAGAEIVDVSLPHTEYGVAAYYVIAPAEASSNLARYDGVRFGHRAADSGSLLEMYRRTRSEGFGGEVKRRIMIGTYALSAGYYDAYYRKALQVRTLIVEDFRRAFGQCDILVSPVAPTPAWRIGEKINDPLSMYLSDVLTIPSNLAGVPCMSLPCGFSRGGLPIGIQIQGPHFAEEKILQAAFRLEQDLGIAGRKATGI
- a CDS encoding histidinol-phosphate transaminase; translated protein: MKIKVPENIETLVPYPPGKPIEELEREYGVSGSIKLASNENALGPSPKAVAAISAALGKLHRYPDGSNYYLAAGLAEKLGVLPEQIVFGNGSNEVIELLVATFMEPGNEVITSLPTFLVYQKMVQARGGVNRVVPLKSVGEVEKSAPGTGWSLGVAHDLERIADEINERTRLIFLDNPNNPTGVAFSAAEFEAFLSRVPEGVVVALDEAYVDFVDAEKKIDVRKYLNGTKAVVGLRTFSKAYGLAGLRIGFGLMNSEIAGYLHRVRQPFNVNLPAQIGALAALDDDEHYRNTMTMTGDGIAWLTREISALGCRVFETNTNFFLVDVGCDGRKLYDAMLRRGVIIRPMAAYGYPDFIRITVGLAAENQRLVRSLAAVLAELKGV
- the cmk gene encoding (d)CMP kinase, with product MAGSRIVTIDGPSGAGKSTISSLLAAKLGFAYLDTGAMYRAVGLKVHNSGIDPEDEGALESLLDELDLKLQAVAGGTSVLLDQEDVSGMIRTPEMSMIASRISALRPVREKLTALQREIGGKGEVVTEGRDMGTVVFPDARWKFFLDASPQERARRRVLQLQEKGQVFDEGQILEQIVQRDEADSARSLSPLKPAEDAVIVDSSKMTIDEVIHFMVKCIQAADR
- a CDS encoding PilZ domain-containing protein, which translates into the protein MDDDTRRLKRRHLIFYLDVYDESGEILGHLVDITTKGIKLVSKDPIKTGKEYKLKMQLPEEYFTDQDLHFTGRSLWADKDINPDFFATGFEISGLDNAARVIISKLINELGFND
- a CDS encoding carbohydrate kinase family protein; protein product: MQALICGSFAFDNIMVFHDRFKNHILPDKVHILNVSFLVPEMRREFGGCAGNIAFNLNLLGGNALPMGTVGEDFGPYAAWMDKCGVRRDHVTQIANTFTAQAFVTTDMDDNQITAFHPGAMNFAHENKVSQALDVSLGIVSPDGKDGMIRHAEEFAEAGIPFIFDPGQGLPMFDGDDLLRFMDQATWLTVNDYEWQLVQDRTGLNESGIAERVKALIITRGGKGSMIRVGSKQFSIPTARVSQMEDPTGCGDAYRAGLLYGLMNDLDWETTGRLASLMGAIKIEQHGTQNHGVAAERIFERFKNEFGYAI
- a CDS encoding AAA family ATPase; protein product: MQRPPDIWVFFGMIATGKSTLAEAWAKRHHLAHYNSDRLRKELAGLPPTTREVEAPGQGIYSRDFTLRTYNELLDRARNEIAAGNSVILDASYQQKSERDRVRMLAADHGTRICFVYCICPEDVVKERLVKRSRDQEAVSDGRWEIYQAQKERFATPDELPDDILIKIYTDQPIDALLDHLEAMSVGLGKAPGRMDSAG
- a CDS encoding 4Fe-4S binding protein, which codes for MYNRMFVLRFPKETIDQPLICKLVKQFGVDFNILKADINLQQEGVMVLELMGHKAKVDEGIGYLKNSGVAVERVAAGIRRDDDKCFQCGACTGICPTGALYISRPDMGVLFDPNKCSGCGLCVNVCPVRAMCVSLEHSIALQG